In Streptomyces sclerotialus, one genomic interval encodes:
- a CDS encoding phage baseplate protein gives MTGIGRRELLRSGGAAVLAGPVLLAGRAEAAPRPPRPGAVPTVKPAPADVGMPDFGMPGAAPGGSGYIDVSGPATALVRNKRLTHSSVLQSFAFDEGNGYIYALQVVQGGVRLRGETRTYTHAQRVARGDLTLNRLTMSGRLKDRMYLKGFGHGGSIGVQERPGRGPLLWTEWDVNPASGYGRGIARFTYAPNRVLRAGDRSLAAFHPQPGTSKNQPAIDMTTRRLLLRYRRRGAYRYALYDLDDFGKRGAKPLADVPQPPLRKGVFHQGLALSGDYAYQLTGSPYGPGNPASGRGNARLAGIDLRTGTVLQDVRTVAGLKLHPREPEGLAVLHRGGDRLVAGFTSGKINRRRFSLYAHG, from the coding sequence ATGACGGGGATCGGGCGCAGGGAACTTCTCAGGTCCGGAGGCGCCGCGGTCCTCGCCGGGCCGGTGCTGCTCGCCGGCCGGGCCGAGGCGGCCCCGCGGCCACCACGCCCCGGGGCTGTACCCACCGTGAAGCCGGCACCCGCCGACGTCGGCATGCCCGACTTCGGCATGCCCGGGGCCGCCCCCGGCGGCAGCGGCTACATCGACGTGTCCGGGCCCGCCACCGCGCTGGTCCGCAACAAGCGGCTCACGCACAGCTCCGTCCTGCAGTCCTTCGCGTTCGACGAGGGCAACGGCTACATCTACGCCCTCCAGGTCGTCCAGGGCGGCGTCCGCCTCAGAGGCGAGACCCGGACGTACACCCACGCACAGCGGGTCGCCCGCGGCGACCTGACCCTGAACCGCCTCACGATGTCCGGGCGGCTGAAGGACCGGATGTACCTCAAGGGCTTCGGCCACGGCGGCTCGATCGGCGTGCAGGAACGCCCGGGCAGGGGCCCGCTGCTGTGGACGGAGTGGGACGTCAACCCCGCCTCCGGATACGGCCGCGGCATCGCCCGCTTCACCTACGCCCCGAACCGCGTGCTGCGGGCGGGCGACCGCTCACTGGCCGCCTTCCACCCGCAGCCCGGCACCAGCAAGAACCAGCCGGCGATCGACATGACCACCCGCCGCCTGCTGCTCCGCTACCGCCGCAGGGGCGCCTACCGCTACGCGCTCTACGACCTGGACGACTTCGGCAAGCGCGGCGCGAAGCCGCTCGCCGACGTCCCGCAGCCGCCCCTGCGCAAGGGCGTCTTCCACCAGGGGCTGGCGCTGTCGGGGGACTACGCGTACCAGCTCACCGGCAGCCCGTACGGCCCCGGCAACCCCGCGTCCGGACGCGGCAACGCCCGGCTGGCCGGCATCGACCTGCGCACCGGCACCGTCCTCCAGGACGTCCGCACGGTGGCGGGCCTGAAGCTCCACCCCCGCGAGCCGGAGGGCCTGGCGGTGCTGCACCGCGGCGGCGACCGCCTGGTCGCGGGCTTCACGTCCGGCAAGATCAACCGGCGCCGCTTCTCGCTGTACGCACACGGCTGA
- a CDS encoding TIGR03084 family metal-binding protein yields the protein MSDPSPVLADLRAEGEALDGLVGELAADRWALPTPAAGWTVAHQIAHLAWTDQQALSAATDPDGFRRAAEVALASPDTFVDEGAAEGARRPPAELLAHWRAGRAALHDVLAGYSGGRLPWFGPPMSVTSMATARLMETWAHGQDVADALGVVREPTARLRHVAHIGVRARNFAFLAHGLTPPEEEFRVELRAPDGGVWTYGPEDAAQRVTGDALGFCLLVTQRAHRDDVDVTAEGAEAERWLGIAQAFAGPPGPGRGPRSAAPKEPTA from the coding sequence GTGTCCGATCCGAGCCCGGTGCTCGCCGACCTGCGCGCGGAGGGCGAGGCGCTGGACGGCCTCGTGGGAGAGCTCGCCGCGGACCGCTGGGCGCTGCCGACGCCCGCCGCCGGCTGGACGGTCGCCCACCAGATCGCCCACCTCGCCTGGACGGACCAGCAGGCGCTGAGCGCGGCCACCGACCCGGACGGCTTCCGGCGCGCCGCCGAGGTGGCGCTCGCGTCCCCGGACACCTTCGTCGACGAGGGGGCCGCGGAAGGGGCCCGCCGCCCGCCCGCCGAACTGCTGGCTCACTGGCGCGCGGGCCGCGCGGCCCTGCACGACGTGCTCGCCGGGTACAGCGGCGGCCGGCTGCCGTGGTTCGGGCCGCCGATGAGTGTCACGTCGATGGCGACCGCGCGGCTGATGGAGACCTGGGCGCACGGCCAGGACGTCGCCGACGCGCTCGGTGTCGTACGGGAGCCCACCGCCCGGCTGCGGCACGTCGCCCACATCGGCGTACGGGCCCGGAACTTCGCCTTCCTGGCCCACGGACTCACGCCTCCGGAGGAGGAGTTCAGGGTCGAGCTACGCGCCCCGGACGGCGGGGTGTGGACCTACGGCCCCGAGGACGCCGCGCAGCGGGTGACCGGTGACGCGCTCGGCTTCTGCCTGCTGGTCACGCAGCGGGCGCACCGTGACGACGTGGACGTGACGGCCGAGGGCGCGGAGGCCGAGCGGTGGCTCGGGATCGCGCAGGCGTTCGCCGGGCCGCCGGGCCCGGGCCGCGGCCCCCGCTCCGCAGCGCCGAAGGAGCCCACCGCGTGA
- a CDS encoding acyclic terpene utilization AtuA family protein, whose amino-acid sequence MTPAISGEPTAPLRIGNASGFYGDRFGALEEMLTGGPLDILTGDYLAELTMLILGRDRLKDPDRGYAKTFLRQLETGLGPAAERGVRIVTNAGGLNPAGLADAVRELSEKVGVPVRVAHVEGDDLLTRGGWPDGTLTANAYLGGGGIAECLRAGAEVVVTGRVTDAALVSGAAAAHFGWRPDDYDRLAGAVIAGHVLECGTQATGGNYSFFGALDVRRPGFPLAEIAADGSSVITKHPGTGGAVTAGTVTAQLLYETTGARYAGPDVTARLDTVRLTEDGPDRVRIDGVRGEAPPPTLKTGLTRLGGWRNEVTFVLTGLDVDLKAQLVREQMESAFAAAGRRPAEVDWHLARTDHPDAASEEEASALLRLVVRDPDQDAVGRVISGAAVELALGSYPGFHVTAPPGKGAPYGVFEAAYVPAGEVPHVAVVPDGRRVEVAPPAATRELVREPDPPLPEPLHHDGTTRRAPLGLVAGARSGDKGGAANVGVWARTEEAWRWLAHELTADRLRTLLPEAAALPVERHVLPNLRALNFVIDGLLGAGVASQARFDPQAKAVGEWLRARHLDIPEVLL is encoded by the coding sequence GTGACCCCCGCGATATCCGGGGAGCCCACGGCTCCCCTCCGCATCGGCAACGCCTCCGGCTTCTACGGCGACCGCTTCGGCGCGCTGGAGGAGATGCTCACCGGCGGCCCCCTCGACATCCTCACCGGCGACTACCTCGCCGAACTGACCATGCTCATCCTGGGCCGCGACCGCCTGAAGGACCCGGACCGCGGCTACGCGAAAACCTTCCTGCGGCAGCTGGAGACCGGCCTCGGGCCGGCCGCCGAGCGCGGCGTACGGATCGTCACCAACGCGGGCGGCCTGAACCCGGCCGGACTCGCCGACGCCGTACGGGAGCTGTCCGAGAAGGTGGGCGTGCCCGTGCGTGTCGCGCACGTCGAGGGCGACGACCTGCTCACGCGCGGTGGCTGGCCCGACGGCACGCTGACCGCCAACGCCTACCTCGGCGGTGGCGGCATCGCGGAGTGCCTGCGGGCCGGCGCCGAGGTGGTCGTCACCGGCAGGGTCACCGACGCCGCGCTGGTCAGCGGGGCAGCTGCCGCGCACTTCGGCTGGCGGCCCGACGACTACGACCGGCTGGCCGGTGCGGTGATCGCCGGGCACGTGCTGGAGTGCGGCACCCAGGCCACCGGCGGCAACTACTCCTTCTTCGGCGCCCTCGACGTGCGCCGCCCCGGCTTCCCGCTCGCCGAGATCGCCGCCGACGGCTCGTCCGTCATCACCAAGCACCCGGGCACCGGCGGTGCCGTCACGGCCGGCACGGTCACCGCGCAGCTGCTGTACGAGACGACGGGCGCGCGGTACGCGGGGCCCGATGTGACCGCCCGGCTGGACACCGTACGGCTCACCGAGGACGGCCCGGACCGGGTACGGATCGACGGTGTACGCGGTGAGGCGCCGCCGCCCACCCTCAAGACCGGCCTGACCCGGCTCGGCGGCTGGCGCAACGAGGTCACCTTCGTGCTCACCGGACTGGACGTGGACCTCAAGGCCCAGCTCGTGCGCGAGCAGATGGAGTCGGCCTTCGCGGCGGCCGGGCGGCGCCCCGCCGAGGTGGACTGGCACCTCGCCCGCACCGATCACCCGGACGCGGCGTCCGAGGAGGAGGCCAGCGCGCTGCTGCGGCTGGTCGTCCGGGACCCGGACCAGGACGCGGTCGGCCGGGTCATCAGCGGTGCGGCGGTCGAGCTGGCGCTGGGCAGCTACCCGGGCTTCCACGTCACGGCCCCGCCCGGCAAGGGCGCCCCGTACGGCGTCTTCGAGGCGGCGTACGTACCGGCGGGGGAGGTCCCGCACGTCGCCGTGGTGCCGGACGGCCGCCGGGTGGAAGTCGCGCCACCGGCTGCTACCCGGGAGTTGGTGCGGGAGCCCGACCCTCCGCTGCCCGAGCCGCTGCACCACGACGGCACCACCCGCCGCGCGCCCCTCGGCCTCGTCGCCGGGGCCCGCAGCGGCGACAAGGGCGGCGCCGCCAACGTCGGGGTGTGGGCGCGCACGGAGGAGGCGTGGCGCTGGCTGGCGCACGAGCTGACCGCCGACCGGCTCCGCACGCTCCTCCCGGAGGCCGCGGCCCTGCCCGTCGAGCGGCACGTGCTGCCGAACCTGCGGGCGCTGAACTTCGTGATCGACGGACTGCTGGGCGCGGGCGTGGCCTCGCAGGCCCGCTTCGACCCGCAGGCCAAGGCCGTGGGTGAGTGGCTGCGCGCCCGCCACCTGGACATACCGGAGGTACTGCTGTGA
- a CDS encoding acyl-CoA carboxylase subunit beta translates to MTVLGTGLDTASPEYAENRAALLAKLDELAAEQAKAVAGGGEKYVERHRKRGKLLARERIELLLDPDTPFLELSPLAGWGSDYQVGASLVTGIGVIEGVECLVTANDPTVRGGASNPWTLKKALRANEIAYANRLPVVSLVESGGADLPSQKEIFIPGGALFKDLTRLSAAGIPTVAVVFGNSTAGGAYVPGMSDHVIMVKERAKVFLGGPPLVKMATGEESDDESLGGAEMHARTSGLADHFAVDEPDALRHARRVVARLNWRKAHADPPLAEPPKYDQDELLGIVPGDLKVPFDPREVIARLVDGSDFDEFKPLYGPSLTTGWARLHGYPVGILANAQGVLFSAESQKAAQFIQLANQRDIPLLFLHNTTGYMVGKEYEQGGIIKHGAMMINAVSNSRVPHLSVLMGASYGAGHYGMCGRAYDPRFLFAWPSAKSAVMGPQQLAGVLSIVARASAAAKGQPYDDEADAGLRAMVEQQIEAESLPMFLSGRLYDDGVIDPRDTRTVLGLCLSAIHTAPYEGARGGFGVFRM, encoded by the coding sequence GTGACCGTGCTCGGCACAGGGCTGGACACCGCGAGCCCCGAGTACGCGGAGAACCGCGCGGCGCTGCTCGCCAAGCTGGACGAGCTGGCCGCCGAACAGGCCAAGGCGGTCGCCGGGGGCGGCGAGAAGTACGTCGAACGCCACCGCAAGCGCGGCAAGCTGCTCGCCCGCGAACGCATCGAGCTGCTCCTCGACCCCGACACCCCCTTCCTGGAGCTGTCGCCGCTCGCCGGGTGGGGAAGCGACTACCAGGTCGGCGCCTCGCTGGTCACCGGCATCGGCGTGATCGAGGGCGTGGAGTGCCTGGTCACCGCCAACGACCCGACCGTACGGGGCGGCGCCTCCAATCCCTGGACGCTGAAGAAGGCGCTGCGGGCCAACGAGATCGCGTACGCCAACCGGCTGCCGGTCGTGTCGCTGGTGGAGTCAGGGGGCGCGGACCTGCCCAGCCAGAAGGAGATCTTCATTCCGGGCGGGGCGCTCTTCAAGGACCTCACGCGGCTGTCGGCGGCCGGGATACCGACCGTGGCCGTGGTCTTCGGGAACTCCACGGCGGGCGGCGCGTACGTCCCCGGCATGTCCGATCACGTGATCATGGTGAAGGAGCGGGCCAAGGTCTTCCTCGGCGGGCCGCCGCTGGTCAAGATGGCCACCGGCGAGGAGAGCGACGACGAGTCCCTCGGCGGCGCCGAGATGCACGCCCGCACCTCCGGGCTCGCGGACCACTTCGCGGTGGACGAGCCCGACGCGCTGCGGCACGCCCGCCGCGTCGTCGCCCGCCTCAACTGGCGCAAGGCACACGCCGATCCCCCGCTCGCCGAGCCGCCCAAGTACGACCAGGACGAGCTGCTGGGCATCGTCCCCGGCGACCTCAAGGTCCCGTTCGACCCGCGCGAGGTCATCGCCCGGCTCGTCGACGGCTCGGACTTCGACGAGTTCAAGCCGCTGTACGGGCCCTCGCTCACGACCGGATGGGCCCGGCTGCACGGCTACCCGGTGGGCATCCTCGCCAACGCGCAGGGCGTGCTGTTCAGCGCGGAGTCGCAGAAGGCCGCACAGTTCATCCAGCTCGCCAACCAGCGCGACATCCCCCTCCTCTTCCTGCACAACACCACCGGCTACATGGTCGGCAAGGAGTACGAGCAGGGCGGCATCATCAAGCACGGCGCGATGATGATCAACGCGGTCTCGAATTCGCGCGTGCCGCATCTGTCGGTGCTGATGGGCGCTTCGTACGGCGCCGGCCACTACGGCATGTGCGGCCGCGCCTACGACCCGCGCTTCCTCTTCGCCTGGCCCAGCGCCAAGTCGGCCGTCATGGGCCCGCAGCAGCTCGCGGGCGTCCTGTCGATCGTCGCCCGCGCCTCGGCCGCCGCCAAGGGACAGCCGTACGACGACGAGGCCGACGCCGGGCTGCGCGCCATGGTCGAGCAGCAGATCGAGGCCGAGTCGCTGCCGATGTTCCTGTCCGGCCGGCTCTACGACGACGGCGTCATCGACCCCCGCGACACCCGCACCGTCCTCGGCCTGTGCCTGTCCGCGATCCACACCGCACCGTACGAGGGCGCCCGCGGCGGCTTCGGCGTCTTCCGGATGTGA
- a CDS encoding biotin carboxylase N-terminal domain-containing protein, translated as MITSVLVANRGEIARRVFRTCRELGIATVAVHSDADADAPHVKEADAAVRLPGDAPADTYLRGDLIVKAALDAGADAVHPGYGFLSENAEFATAVADAGLTWVGPPPAAIEAMASKTRAKELMGIVPLTEVTEDDLPVLVKAAAGGGGRGMRVVRELAALDEELAAARAEARSAFGDGEVFVEPYLEDGRHVEVQILADAHGTVWTLGTRDCSLQRRHQKVIEEAPAPGIGPELAARLYEMAVRAARATDYRGAGTVEFLVVGDTAHFLEMNTRLQVEHPVTEEIFGIDLVALQLRVAEGEALPEAPPEPRGHAVEARLYAEDPAHGWAPQTGTLHRLAVPGVRLDSGYTDGDTIGIHYDPMLAKAVAWAPTRAAAVRKLAGALERARIHGPVTNRDLLVRSLRHPEFTDGAMDTGFYGRHLSALTAAAPDPCAPLAAALADAHGRSRFGGWRNVPSQPQLKRYRTDADGAEHEVRYRHTRDGLAADGVQVVAVSAGRVVLETGGVRRSYEVAVHGDRVHVDSPLGATALTALPRFPDPADRQEPGSLLAPMPGTVVRVADGVAEGARVEAGRPLLWLEAMKMEHKITAPATGTVTALHAEAGRQVEMGALLAVVSH; from the coding sequence TTGATCACTTCTGTCCTTGTCGCCAACCGCGGCGAGATCGCCCGCCGTGTCTTCCGCACCTGCCGGGAACTGGGCATCGCCACCGTCGCCGTGCACTCCGACGCGGACGCCGACGCGCCGCACGTCAAGGAGGCGGACGCGGCCGTACGCCTCCCGGGGGACGCGCCCGCCGACACCTACCTGCGCGGCGACCTGATCGTGAAGGCCGCGCTGGACGCCGGGGCCGACGCCGTCCACCCCGGCTACGGCTTCCTCTCCGAGAACGCGGAGTTCGCCACCGCGGTCGCCGACGCGGGCCTGACCTGGGTCGGCCCGCCGCCCGCCGCCATCGAGGCGATGGCGTCCAAGACCCGGGCCAAGGAACTGATGGGCATCGTCCCGCTCACCGAGGTCACCGAGGACGACCTGCCGGTGCTGGTGAAGGCGGCGGCGGGCGGCGGGGGACGCGGCATGCGCGTCGTACGGGAACTCGCCGCACTGGACGAGGAGCTGGCGGCCGCACGGGCCGAGGCCCGCAGCGCCTTCGGGGACGGCGAGGTGTTCGTCGAGCCGTACCTCGAGGACGGCCGCCACGTCGAGGTGCAGATCCTCGCCGACGCGCACGGCACCGTCTGGACCCTCGGCACCCGCGACTGCTCCCTCCAGCGCCGCCACCAGAAGGTCATCGAGGAGGCCCCGGCCCCCGGCATCGGTCCCGAACTGGCGGCGCGACTGTACGAGATGGCCGTACGGGCGGCCCGCGCGACCGACTACCGGGGCGCGGGCACCGTCGAATTCCTCGTCGTCGGCGACACCGCGCACTTCCTGGAGATGAACACCCGGCTCCAGGTCGAACACCCGGTGACCGAGGAGATCTTCGGCATCGACCTGGTCGCGCTCCAGCTGCGCGTCGCCGAGGGCGAGGCGCTGCCCGAGGCGCCGCCGGAGCCGCGCGGCCACGCCGTCGAGGCCCGCCTCTACGCCGAGGACCCGGCCCACGGCTGGGCCCCGCAGACCGGCACCCTGCACCGCCTCGCCGTCCCCGGCGTCCGCCTGGACTCCGGGTACACCGACGGCGACACCATCGGCATCCACTACGACCCGATGCTCGCCAAGGCCGTCGCCTGGGCACCGACCCGCGCCGCCGCCGTACGCAAGCTGGCGGGCGCCCTGGAACGGGCCCGGATCCACGGCCCGGTCACCAACCGCGACCTGCTCGTACGGTCCCTGCGGCACCCGGAGTTCACGGACGGTGCGATGGACACCGGGTTCTACGGCCGCCACCTGTCCGCCCTCACGGCCGCCGCCCCCGACCCGTGCGCCCCGCTGGCCGCCGCCCTCGCCGACGCACACGGCCGCTCGCGCTTCGGCGGCTGGCGCAACGTGCCCTCGCAGCCGCAGCTCAAGCGGTACCGCACCGATGCGGACGGCGCGGAGCACGAGGTGCGCTACCGGCACACCCGCGACGGCCTCGCGGCGGACGGCGTGCAGGTCGTGGCCGTATCGGCCGGCCGCGTCGTCCTGGAGACCGGCGGCGTGCGCCGCAGCTACGAGGTCGCCGTGCACGGCGACCGGGTCCACGTCGACTCGCCCCTCGGCGCCACGGCCCTCACCGCACTGCCCCGCTTCCCCGACCCCGCCGACCGCCAGGAGCCGGGATCGCTGCTGGCCCCGATGCCCGGCACCGTGGTCCGCGTCGCGGACGGGGTCGCCGAGGGGGCCCGTGTCGAAGCCGGCCGGCCGCTGCTGTGGCTGGAGGCCATGAAGATGGAGCACAAGATCACAGCGCCCGCGACCGGCACGGTGACGGCACTGCACGCCGAAGCCGGCCGGCAGGTCGAGATGGGCGCCCTGCTGGCCGTCGTGTCCCACTGA
- a CDS encoding acyl-CoA dehydrogenase family protein yields MSLIETDEQRALREAVAALGKRYGRAYFTQVVADGKHTDELWAEAAKLGYLGVNLPEEYGGGGGGITELAVVLEELGAAGCPLLMLVVSPAICGTVIARFGTEEQKRQWLPGLADGSRKMAFGITEPDAGSNSHRITTTARRDPETGGWILNGRKVFISGVDIAEATLIVGRTEDARTGKLKPCLFIVPRDTPGFSRSPIDMELAAPEKQFELVLDDVRLPADALVGDEDAGLLQLFAGLNPERIMTAAFALGMARYALGRAVEYARDRQVWKVPVGAHQAIAHPLAQCHIDIELARLMMHKAAHLYDAGDDMGAGEAANMAKYAAGEAAVKTVDQAVHTLGGNGLTAEYGLASMITAARVARIAPVSREMILNFVSHQSLGLPKSY; encoded by the coding sequence ATGAGCCTGATCGAAACCGATGAGCAACGTGCCCTCCGCGAAGCCGTGGCCGCCCTCGGCAAACGGTACGGACGCGCGTACTTCACCCAGGTCGTCGCCGACGGCAAGCACACCGACGAACTGTGGGCCGAGGCGGCGAAGCTCGGATACCTGGGCGTCAACCTCCCGGAGGAGTACGGCGGCGGAGGCGGCGGCATCACCGAACTCGCCGTCGTCCTCGAAGAGCTGGGCGCGGCCGGCTGCCCCCTCCTGATGCTCGTCGTCTCACCCGCCATCTGCGGCACGGTCATCGCCCGCTTCGGTACCGAGGAGCAGAAGCGGCAGTGGCTGCCCGGCCTCGCCGACGGCTCGCGCAAGATGGCGTTCGGCATCACCGAGCCCGACGCGGGCTCCAACTCGCACCGCATCACCACCACGGCGCGCCGCGACCCGGAGACCGGCGGCTGGATACTCAACGGCCGCAAGGTCTTCATCTCCGGCGTCGACATCGCCGAGGCGACCCTGATCGTCGGCCGCACGGAGGACGCACGGACCGGCAAGCTCAAGCCCTGCCTCTTCATCGTCCCGCGCGACACCCCGGGCTTCTCCCGCAGCCCCATCGACATGGAGCTGGCCGCGCCGGAGAAGCAGTTCGAGCTGGTGCTGGACGACGTACGGCTGCCCGCCGACGCACTGGTGGGGGACGAGGACGCCGGGCTCCTCCAGCTGTTCGCCGGGCTCAACCCCGAGCGCATCATGACCGCCGCCTTCGCCCTCGGCATGGCCCGCTACGCCCTGGGCCGGGCGGTGGAGTACGCCCGCGACCGGCAGGTCTGGAAGGTGCCGGTCGGCGCCCACCAGGCCATCGCCCACCCGCTCGCCCAGTGCCACATCGACATCGAGCTGGCCCGGCTGATGATGCACAAGGCGGCCCACCTCTACGACGCAGGCGACGACATGGGCGCGGGCGAGGCCGCCAACATGGCCAAGTACGCGGCGGGGGAGGCCGCGGTGAAGACCGTCGACCAGGCCGTGCACACCCTCGGCGGCAACGGCCTCACCGCGGAGTACGGCCTCGCCTCGATGATCACCGCGGCCCGGGTGGCCAGAATCGCACCGGTCAGCCGCGAGATGATCCTGAACTTCGTCTCCCACCAGTCCCTGGGGCTCCCCAAGTCCTACTGA
- a CDS encoding 4-coumarate--CoA ligase family protein produces MVFRSEYPGVAPLDLPVHEAVLGHSVPAHGDRTALIDGVTGTTLSYAGLDARTRRLAAAFADAGVRKGDVLALHSPNSLAYPVVCYAASRCGAAVTPVHPLATPEEAAKQLRDSGARWLVTVAALLPTARTAAEKCGGVTEIFVCDGAPGHRSLPDLLATRAPEPQVTLDPAEDLACLPYSSGTTGAPKGVMLTHRNISTNLVQLDGVLTAGPGDRVLAVLPMFHIYGYTALMNAPLRKGATVVVLPRFDLDTFLGAIETYRVNAVYVAPPIVLALAKHPAVEGRDLSSLEYLLSAAAPLDAELAAACAARLKVPPLLQAYGMTELSPGTHVVPRDARDAPPGAVGKLLPGTEMRILALDGGTDLGPDATGEILIRGPQVMKGYLGRPEATDAMIDDAGWLHTGDIGHCDADGWLYVVDRVKELIKYKGYQVAPADLEAVLLQHEDVADAAVIGVTDADGNEIPKAYVVPQPGALLTEREIIAYVAERVAPYKKIRRVEFTEAVPRAATGKILRRELRARERRTP; encoded by the coding sequence ATGGTGTTCCGCAGCGAGTACCCCGGCGTCGCCCCCCTCGACCTCCCCGTCCACGAAGCCGTACTGGGCCACTCGGTCCCTGCGCACGGTGACCGTACGGCCCTGATCGACGGGGTGACCGGCACCACCCTCAGCTACGCCGGACTGGACGCCCGTACCCGCCGCCTCGCCGCGGCGTTCGCCGACGCGGGCGTCCGCAAGGGCGACGTACTGGCCCTGCACAGCCCGAACTCCCTGGCCTACCCCGTCGTCTGCTACGCCGCGTCCCGCTGCGGCGCCGCCGTCACCCCGGTCCACCCGCTCGCCACCCCCGAGGAGGCCGCCAAACAGCTGCGTGACTCCGGCGCCCGCTGGCTGGTGACGGTCGCCGCGCTGCTGCCCACCGCCCGCACGGCCGCGGAGAAGTGCGGCGGCGTGACGGAGATCTTCGTCTGCGACGGGGCGCCCGGCCACCGGTCCCTGCCCGACCTGCTGGCCACCCGGGCGCCCGAGCCGCAGGTCACCCTCGACCCGGCCGAGGACCTGGCGTGCCTGCCGTACTCCTCCGGCACCACCGGCGCCCCCAAAGGCGTGATGCTCACCCACCGCAACATCTCCACCAACCTCGTCCAGCTCGACGGCGTCCTCACCGCGGGCCCCGGCGACCGCGTCCTGGCCGTCCTGCCGATGTTCCACATCTACGGCTACACCGCCCTGATGAACGCCCCGCTCCGCAAGGGCGCCACGGTCGTCGTCCTGCCCCGCTTCGACCTCGACACCTTCCTCGGCGCCATCGAGACGTACCGGGTCAACGCCGTGTACGTCGCCCCGCCCATCGTCCTGGCGCTCGCCAAGCACCCGGCGGTCGAGGGCAGAGACCTCTCCTCCCTGGAGTACCTGCTCAGCGCCGCGGCGCCGCTGGACGCCGAGCTGGCGGCCGCCTGCGCCGCGCGCCTGAAGGTGCCGCCGCTCCTCCAGGCGTACGGCATGACCGAACTCTCGCCCGGCACCCACGTCGTACCGCGGGACGCGCGCGACGCGCCGCCCGGAGCGGTCGGCAAACTCCTGCCCGGTACCGAGATGCGCATCCTCGCGCTGGACGGCGGCACCGACCTGGGTCCGGACGCCACCGGTGAGATCCTCATCCGCGGCCCCCAGGTCATGAAGGGCTACCTGGGCCGCCCCGAGGCCACCGACGCGATGATCGACGACGCGGGGTGGCTGCACACCGGCGACATCGGCCACTGCGACGCCGACGGCTGGCTGTACGTCGTCGACCGCGTCAAGGAGCTGATCAAGTACAAGGGTTACCAGGTCGCGCCGGCCGACCTGGAAGCCGTGCTCCTCCAGCACGAGGACGTCGCCGACGCCGCCGTCATCGGCGTCACCGACGCCGACGGCAACGAGATCCCCAAGGCCTACGTCGTGCCTCAGCCGGGGGCCCTGCTCACCGAACGGGAGATCATCGCGTACGTTGCGGAGCGGGTGGCCCCCTACAAGAAGATCCGGCGGGTGGAGTTCACGGAAGCCGTACCGCGCGCCGCCACCGGCAAGATCCTGCGGCGCGAACTCCGCGCCCGGGAAAGGAGGACCCCATGA
- a CDS encoding enoyl-CoA hydratase family protein, translating to MTLVHRSHERGITTLTLDSPHNRNALSAALVTELHQALADAVEDPGTRAVVLTHTGTTFCAGADLSEAASGRAEDGPLGLARLLRTLVELPRPVVARVTGHVRAGGLGLLAACDISVAGTAATFAFTEARLGLAPAVISLTVLPRMDARAAARYYLTGERFDAAEAARTGLVTLAAEDVDAALGPVLEGLRKGSPQGLAESKKLTAADTLRAFDRDTAALASRSARLFSSDEAREGMTAFLERREPSWSR from the coding sequence ATGACGCTCGTTCACCGTTCCCACGAGCGCGGCATCACCACCCTCACCCTCGACTCGCCCCACAATCGCAACGCCCTCTCCGCCGCCCTGGTCACCGAGCTCCACCAGGCACTGGCCGATGCCGTCGAGGATCCCGGCACCCGAGCCGTCGTCCTGACCCACACCGGTACCACGTTCTGCGCCGGCGCCGACCTCTCCGAAGCGGCATCGGGCCGGGCCGAGGACGGCCCGCTGGGGCTGGCCCGCCTCCTCCGCACGCTCGTCGAGCTGCCCAGGCCCGTCGTCGCCCGCGTCACGGGACACGTACGGGCCGGCGGCCTGGGGCTCCTGGCCGCCTGCGACATCTCCGTGGCGGGCACCGCCGCGACCTTCGCCTTCACCGAGGCCCGCCTCGGCCTGGCCCCGGCCGTCATCTCCCTGACCGTACTGCCGCGCATGGACGCCCGCGCGGCAGCCCGGTACTACCTCACCGGCGAGCGCTTCGACGCCGCGGAAGCCGCCCGGACGGGGCTGGTGACGCTGGCCGCCGAGGACGTCGACGCCGCGCTGGGGCCGGTACTGGAGGGCCTGCGCAAGGGCTCGCCGCAGGGCCTTGCCGAGTCCAAGAAGCTCACCGCCGCCGATACGCTCCGCGCCTTCGACCGGGACACTGCCGCCCTGGCCTCCCGGTCGGCCCGCCTGTTCTCCTCGGACGAAGCACGGGAGGGCATGACGGCCTTCCTCGAACGCCGGGAGCCATCATGGTCACGATGA